The genomic segment GAAGCTAGGGGCGCAAAGGCTTGGCAGTGTTAAGCCGCAGGCGCCGTTGTGCCGCGCGGCAGGATGGGGGTCGTGCGGATTACGTCACCCTGCGCGCGGCGGAGGCGCTTCGCGTGGGTGCGGGCCGGTCGTGGCTGTGCTCAGCCCTTGAAGTGAGGATCGGTCACCGGCAACAGGTTGTAGCTGGCCAGATCCCTTTCGAGCCGATGAACGCGCTCCACCTGCGCGTCGTCGGTGGGGTCAAACACATCCGGCACCGAGACGATCACCGTACCCAGGCCATCAACCGGATGGACGGCATGCGCGTCGCGGATCTGCGCGTGGGTGATCTGCGCGGGCACAAAGCCCATCCAACCGAAGAATTCCCGGTGTTGATACAGGCGGCGGTCTATCTGGTAGTGGATCAATTCGCTTTCCCTGGATCTTCCCTTGACATTGGTACATGCGAAATCAGGCTGGATGACTTTGACCGAATCGATCATCGCGCCAAGCATGATTGAGGAAATTTCATCCCCAAAGGGCTCCAGCCCCTCGATGCTTAGCGTGTGCACCCCAAGGCTGGGACGCAGGCTGAGCACAACTACTCCGGGCTTACGCCAGTCACGGTCATTGTCTACGTTGGCCAACGTCAGTGAAGCGCCAAACCCCTCAAAACCCCCAAATCGCCTACGCGTCTTCTCGATAGCCCGCTCCATGCTGTACAGCATTGCAGCAGAATCCTCCAAGGCAATACACGCTTCCTTTCTTCGCGAGGGCAACGCATACCAGCGTTTCATCAAAGGGTGCAGGCGGGCCAATCTTTCCGTCAGATCCAAGGCCTTGCTCAGCACTTCTTCGGGTGTACGGGAGACAGCCGATGTGCGTAGATTTGATTGAGCTACAAGGATCATAGGCGTGTTCTTCAACCCTTGAGGTTCGGATCTGTCACCGGCAACAGATCGTAGCTGGCCAGATCCATTTCAACGCGGTGCACCTTGTCCACCTGTGCGTCGTCGGTGGGATCGAACACGCCCGGCACCGAGACGATGACCGTACCCAGGCCATCAACTGGGTGGACGGCATGCGCGTCTCGTATCTGGGCGTGGGTGATCTGCGCGGGCACAAAGCCCATCCAGCCAAAGTACCGACGGTGTTGGTACAAGCGCCGATCAAGTTGGTACGTCACCAAAGCTTTCTCGTGCGTCATCGCTTTGACATCCGTACAGGCATAGCGCGGCTTGACTTCCTTCACCAAGCCGATCATTGCATTGAGCATTAAATTTGGCGCAGCCTCACCAAATGGTTCAATCCCAACAAGACGAAACTTATGGGAGCCAAGTGTGGGATCCAAGCCGAGCACGACAAGGCCTGGCGTGCGCCAATCACGATCATTGTCTACGTTGGCCAGCAACAGTGAAGCGCCCAGCTCATCGAAATCCCCAAATCTGTCTCGATCCTTCTCGATATTCCGCTCCATCCTGGCGAGGATCGCACCAGTATTCTCAAACGGTATTGACTTTTCCTTTGCGTTCGATGGCAGCGCATACCACCGTGCCATTAACGGGTGAAGCGGCGCGAGACGTTGCGTCGCCTGTACCGCCAAACTGAGCAACTGGTCAGGTGTTCGAGAAACAGGATCCGTTCGCATGTTTGTTTGAGCACTGACAATCATCAAATATCTCCACGGAATGGTATGTGCCTGCAAAGCATTGGATCGACGTATTCCGTTTCAATGGCTGCCGCCATCGTTCGATGCTGCATGAAGCACCACAGTAGCTTTGCCTGCCGACCAGCAACACCGATAGCGCCGCGCTGCCTGTTCATCTGCACCCCCCAAGGCCTGAACACTCCATGCTCCACAAACTCATACCTGGGAAGTCCTGCTTCATTCAAAAAATGGTCATACCTCCCCTTCGCCTCCACCACCGTGCAGTCCTTCAACCAGAACCCATCAAACTCACAGGCGTTGAAGTGCCACTCCTGCACGGTACGGGAGAAGCCCTTCCGGTGCAGATAGTCAAACAACGTATCCACTGAGAAGAACGTCCGCGCCGGATCGGCCTTGTCTGCCACCATGAAACCGAACCGCAGCGGTGCCGAGCGCAGGTTGGCGATGTACAGCTGGTACTCGTAATTGATCAGATTGCGCCGGGTGACATAGCGCCCAGTTCGGGGTGGACCAATGAACCCCTCCTTCAGCAGGCACTCGTTGCACGCGGTCTCGTCGGGCATCTGCGAGCAGTCCACCTCCCGCGCCTTGGCCGTCGGCTCAGCGCGCGCATCCGGCTTGGCTTTACCGCGCACCCGCTGCTGGATATCGCCCACCACATCGCGAATGCCATCGGCCACGTCACCGGTGGTCGGCCCGCCATAGGGTTCCACTGGATTGCCGTCTTCATCCACGCCGCCATTACCGGCTCCCATGCCGGGCCCAAGCCAGGGCCGCGGGCCGATGATTCTGGTGCCCATTGTTGCTCCTAGTGACCTGCCAGATTCGACAGCAGATCCGCCGCTGCCAGATTCGGGTTCTCTGCGCTGCGCATCCACATGTCCGCTGCCGGGACGGCCCGCAAACCGCGCGCCCATGCCACGTCCGCCTTCACCCAGCGCACCAGCACCGGCAGATGGGTGATGCGCAGCACATAGGCTGCATGGTCATGGCTTCGCACCACCTCATCCATCAATGCGCCATCGCTCAGATGACCGACGCTGCCGGGGTATTCCTCGCGAATCTCCCGGCACAACAACGGGAAAAAAGTGGAAGGGTCAGGCAGGCGCAGCAGGGCCTCCTGTTCCTCGTTGATCTCAAACATCAACCGGTCTCCGCTGCATACAACGCGTCACGTTCCAGGGCGTAGTGCTGGCCCAGCATCTGGAAGCGCCACTGCCGCAGCGGGCCCATCAGCTGCCTGCGCTGCTGCAGCGTGAAGGCCCGCTGCAAGCGCAGGAACACGCGGCCATCCCAGTAGCGCAGCAGTGCCAGCGTGCCGTTGGGGCGGCGCAGGTCCAGGCAGGCCTCCAGGTGCTGGAACACGGCTTCAAAGCCGACCTCACTGCGCAGCCAGGCCACGACCGGCTTGTCCAGTTCCAGCGCCCGCAACCATCCATCCACCTGGGTGTGGGACTGCGCGGGCAACTGCAGCAGCCACGGGCCGACGGATGCGTGCGCAGCCTCGGGCTGGCGCGCCAACAGGGACCGGTGCGGCAGGTCCTGGGCGTACCAGGCCAGCGCCTTGGGCGTGTCGGCGTACGCCGCTGCGTCGACAATCACGTATCGATTCATTCAGCGCCCCAGGAACGGTGCGCCGGAGCGCGAAGCGGCCAGCAGGCATTCCTCACACACGGGCTCCTTGGCAGCCTGCAGCGCTACGGGCAACGGGCCCAGATCCGAGGCAGCAGCGGCGGGCCAGACACCGTCAGCCCCGCCACCTCCCCCGCCCATGTCCACATAGACGCGGAATTGCTTGCCGGCAATCAGCGAGCAGCCGCACGAGAGCCTGTCGCCATGGCGTGCGACGGGCTGGCCTTCAAACGTCAGCGTGATGTCGCCACTGACGATGGTGGCCACGCGCTGGTGCTTGGGGCAGGTGGCCTTGTCACCCACCCGCGCAACCGGCATGCCCTCGATGTCGGTAACCGGCGATCCGCAGATGACCCTGCCACCGCCCGTGGTTGCATCACCCACCACAATCAACGTCCTTGCCACCCTGCAATCCTTCGCCCATGGATGTGGCCCGAACCTAGCAACGCCCCACACCCTCTGCACTTCATTGCGGCGTCCATCACGGCGTGCATGCTGCGGCCAAACGCGCGCAATGGCCCGAAACGTAAGGGGTTGGCTGGCAGAGGGCGCATACCCATGGCGCACTGGCCGCCCTCACCCGGCTATGCAGAACGCGACAGATCGCGCCGACGGGACCTCACCCCGCCAGCCACGTACAATGGGCCTTCCCCCACCCACCGCGCCGGCACAGCCCCGGTGCGGCGCTGCACGCCAAGACACGGCATGCGACACCTGCAAGGACCACCGATGAGTTCCTCCCCTTCCGATTCGCCGTCGCTGCTGCACGGTCGCGTCCTCGCGTTCGCCGCGATCCTGCTGGCCGCGATCAACCTGCGCACCGCCGTCACCTCGATCACGCCGCTGCTGGACGTGCTCGGCCAGCAGTTCGGCTTCGGCACCACCATGACCGGCGTGCTGGGCATGCTGCCGACCGCCTCGTTCGCCCTGTTCGGCGTGGCCACGCCGGCCCTGGCGCGACGCCTGGGCCTGGAGCGCACCACGCTGCTGGCGATGGTGATGGCGATGGCCGGCCTGCTGCTGCGCTCCAGCGCCGGCAATGTCGGCACG from the Stenotrophomonas maltophilia genome contains:
- a CDS encoding Imm52 family immunity protein codes for the protein MILVAQSNLRTSAVSRTPEEVLSKALDLTERLARLHPLMKRWYALPSRRKEACIALEDSAAMLYSMERAIEKTRRRFGGFEGFGASLTLANVDNDRDWRKPGVVVLSLRPSLGVHTLSIEGLEPFGDEISSIMLGAMIDSVKVIQPDFACTNVKGRSRESELIHYQIDRRLYQHREFFGWMGFVPAQITHAQIRDAHAVHPVDGLGTVIVSVPDVFDPTDDAQVERVHRLERDLASYNLLPVTDPHFKG
- a CDS encoding Imm52 family immunity protein yields the protein MIVSAQTNMRTDPVSRTPDQLLSLAVQATQRLAPLHPLMARWYALPSNAKEKSIPFENTGAILARMERNIEKDRDRFGDFDELGASLLLANVDNDRDWRTPGLVVLGLDPTLGSHKFRLVGIEPFGEAAPNLMLNAMIGLVKEVKPRYACTDVKAMTHEKALVTYQLDRRLYQHRRYFGWMGFVPAQITHAQIRDAHAVHPVDGLGTVIVSVPGVFDPTDDAQVDKVHRVEMDLASYDLLPVTDPNLKG
- a CDS encoding Tox-REase-5 domain-containing protein, which produces MGTRIIGPRPWLGPGMGAGNGGVDEDGNPVEPYGGPTTGDVADGIRDVVGDIQQRVRGKAKPDARAEPTAKAREVDCSQMPDETACNECLLKEGFIGPPRTGRYVTRRNLINYEYQLYIANLRSAPLRFGFMVADKADPARTFFSVDTLFDYLHRKGFSRTVQEWHFNACEFDGFWLKDCTVVEAKGRYDHFLNEAGLPRYEFVEHGVFRPWGVQMNRQRGAIGVAGRQAKLLWCFMQHRTMAAAIETEYVDPMLCRHIPFRGDI
- a CDS encoding DUF4123 domain-containing protein, coding for MNRYVIVDAAAYADTPKALAWYAQDLPHRSLLARQPEAAHASVGPWLLQLPAQSHTQVDGWLRALELDKPVVAWLRSEVGFEAVFQHLEACLDLRRPNGTLALLRYWDGRVFLRLQRAFTLQQRRQLMGPLRQWRFQMLGQHYALERDALYAAETG
- a CDS encoding PAAR domain-containing protein yields the protein MARTLIVVGDATTGGGRVICGSPVTDIEGMPVARVGDKATCPKHQRVATIVSGDITLTFEGQPVARHGDRLSCGCSLIAGKQFRVYVDMGGGGGGADGVWPAAAASDLGPLPVALQAAKEPVCEECLLAASRSGAPFLGR